The following proteins come from a genomic window of Stegostoma tigrinum isolate sSteTig4 chromosome 30, sSteTig4.hap1, whole genome shotgun sequence:
- the LOC125465903 gene encoding SURP and G-patch domain-containing protein 2-like isoform X3 codes for MLNYAPRRYPRESYEESTQYDGLPYGDYESPSHRSERWRNMPSQAEMPSEDRRRYYDDASYSASARENYLDHHERDDRHSQYNNLRGPVEPSGDPGLFGRSVNSNDSPTMRGSGMYRRSMSPVEPRDRSGSYRRQTSPNNWQSQSSVNDSRDYQFYRRSQSPSSRDGLSLYNRSQNPVDTTGHAEAHRRSWSPSNETRDQGSDPRSRSPVKAPDAELYKLLSNVIDNARRMAASKNDPSHTSWRDPSRDCPQMDSSIYQSTTSTDGFHAAEDYNPRLNQRSSVRKNIETSRRGPPYPKVPPKNAKGPLLKRPKVQGRHGLLGRAPGLLGRAPGLLGTAPGLLGAAPGLLGAAPGLLGTAPGLLGTAPGLLGTAPAGLVGSSVSSMPVNTYENVSSDSSVHLYSLGNMSALGSQMELGQQIIKWAGFHSVAVDHSTKKKFDPNTDTYSKVATAFQCLLAKQHHDICDSTLVTHLGLTYPVIDNSFVSLLIRKNVITSRLELDDIVHQEESILQEIQSKLLECIGPLLVVSSNHEQSSKSQSSQAPNEIVSELEHAVTACRQSMVFIGQIFAFVSEERRKNLLRKTGLISVAPKYDYFVNLESNQLFGNKYINELKNRVEQIYLPPLHSQVSCSSKFVSKVDEQSKKDAAIKPSKTSSLADAKASKQPEADSSAPDNSSGQKIAPTDDSDQSMTEKDVPSTAGESVHPPEDLQVKTIIDKLAMFVAEKGEAAEKAVIQHKKEDFKYGFLLDPKSDEYKYYKQKVAQFSKENTCQSGVPAAVENKGSECNTSTDNTSSGLQVEFLMEVESSATCSTAEEGDSLSDTKTKTTAEKLAKFVAECGPDLEEIAIENNRDNPTFWFLYDENSSYYKYYKEKVKEYSGMIEKSDTSMDPAPEAASSGRSVLPRKRKGLTLKVGMLPPKKFRPKAATSPVRELKRIGYDKPTYKPKKKTKSEDLNYTKNKLAVDNVGYKMLQRMGWKDGEGLGSEKQGIRDPVNRGVTSTDRSGLGVGVTAEKDEVDNEFAIFRKRMMVAFRSKLLSKS; via the exons ATGCTCAACTATGCACCCAGGCGATATCCCAGAGAATCTTATGAAGAAAGTACACAATACGATGGCCTTCCCTATGGTGACTATGAATCTCCATCTCATAGATCGGAGAGATGGAGGAATATGCCCAGTCAGGCAGAAATGCCTTCTGAAGACCGTAGAAGATATTATGATGATGCTTCCTATTCGGCTTCAGCAAGAGAGAATTACTTGGATCACCATGAGAGAGACGACCGCCATTCACAGTATAACAATTTAAGGGGCCCTGTTGAACCCAGTGGGGATCCAGGGCTGTTTGGAAGATCAGTAAATTCCAATGATAGTCCTACCATGAGAGGATCTGGAATGTACAGAAGATCAATGAGCCCTGTTGAGCCTAGAGATCGGTCAGGCTCATACAGAAGACAGACAAGCCCAAATAATTGGCAGTCTCAAAGTTCAGTTAATGACTCAAGAGATTACCAATTCTACAGGCGATCCCAAAGTCCCAGTAGTAGAGATGGTCTAAGTTTATACAATAGATCCCAAAACCCTGTTGATACGACGGGACATGCAGAAGCACACAGGAGATCCTGGAGCCCTAGTAATGAGACCAGGGATCAAGGATCAGACCCTAGATCTAGAAGTCCTGTTAAGGCACCAGATGCAGAGTTATACAAGTTATTAAGTAATGTTATTGATAATGCTCGGCGTATGGCAGCTAGTAAGAATGATCCCTCACATACATCCTGGAGAGACCCATCCAGGGATTGCCCTCAAATGGATTCTTCTATTTATCAGTCCACCACGTCCACAGATGGGTTCCATGCAGCTGAGGATTACAACCCTCGCTTGAACCAACGGAGTTCTGTTCGTAAAAACATAGAAACCTCCAGAAGAGGTCCTCCTTATCCTAAAGTGCCTCCTAAAAATGCAAAAGGACCTTTGCTTAAGCGTCCAAAGGTTCAAGGGCGACATGGCCTTCTGGGGAGGGCTCCGGGCCTTCTGGGGAGAGCCCCAGGCCTTCTTGGTACAGCTCCTGGCCTTCTGGGGGCTGCTCCTGGCCTTCTAGGAGCTGCTCCTGGCCTTCTAGGGACAGCTCCTGGCCTCCTAGGAACAGCCCCTGGTCTTCTAGGGACAGCCCCAGCTGGTTTAGTGGGGTCTTCTGTGTCCAGCATGCCAGTGAACACCTACGAAAATGTTTCCTCGGACTCTTCCGTTCATTTGTATTCATTGGGGAATATGTCCGCTCTAGGTAGTCAAATGGAACTGGGACAGCAAATCATAAAATGGGCTGGTTTTCACAGTGTTGCTGTTGACCATTCCACAAAAAAGAAGTTTGATCCCAATACAGACACCTATTCTAAAGTAGCAACAGCTTTCCAGTGCTTACTGGCAAAGCAACATCATGATATCTGTGATTCAACATTAGTTACACATTTAGGCCTCACATACCCTGTGATCGATAACTCTTTTGTATCTCTGTTGATAAGGAAGAATGTCATTACAAGTAGGTTAGAGTTGGATGATATTGTGCATCAAGAAGAATCTATTTTGCAGGAGATACAGAGCAAGCTGTTGGAATGCATAGGCCCGCTTCTTGTAGTAAGCAGTAACCATGAGCAGAGCTCTAAGTCGCAAAGTTCACAGGCCCCTAATGAAATTGTGAGTGAGCTAGAGCATGCAGTCACAGCTTGCCGCCAATCAATGGTATTCATTGGGCAAATCTTTGCTTTTGTCAGCGAGGAAAGAAGGAAAAATCTGTTGCGCAAGACTGGGCTGATCTCAGTGGCTCCGAAGTATGATTATTTTGTGAACCTGGAAAGCAATCAGCTGTTTGGGAACAAATATATAAATGAGCTGAAGAACCGAGTGGAGCAAATCTACCTCCCTCCATTACATAGCCAGGTTTCTTGTTCCAGTAAGTTTGTGTCAAAAGTGGATGAACAATCAAAGAAAGATGCAGCAATCAAGCCTTCAAAAA CTTCATCTTTGGCAGATGCCAAAGCCAGCAAGCAGCCAGAAGCGGATTCTTCGGCACCAGATAACAGCAGTGGACAGAAGATTGCACCAACTGATGACAGTGACCAGAGCATGACAGAGAAAGATGTCCCCTCAACAGCTGGTGAGAGTGTCCACCCTCCCGAAGACTTGCAGGTCAAGACCATTATTGATAAACTGGCGATGTTTGTAGCAGAGAAGGGTGAAGCAGCAGAGAAAGCAGTCATCCAGCACAAGAAAGAGGACTTCAAATATGG ATTTCTGCTTGACCCAAAAAGCGACGAGTACAAATATTACAAGCAGAAAGTGGCACAGTTCTCTAAAGAAAACACCTGTCAGTCAGGCGTACCTGCTGCTGTCGAGAACAAAGGGTCAGAATGCAACACATCCACGGACAACACATCCAGTGGTCTCCAAGTAGAGTTCCTGATGGAGGTTGAAAGCTCAGCAACTTGTTCAACTGCAGAAGAAG GTGATTCTCTCAGTGACACCAAGACAAAAACCACTGCGGAAAAATTGGCCAAGTTTGTGGCTGAGTGTGGTCCAGACCTGGAAGAGATTGCCATTGAAAACAACCGGGATAATCCAACTTTTTG GTTTCTCTATGATGAGAATAGTTCTTACTACAAATACTATAAGGAGAAGGTGAAGGAATACAGCGGGATGATTGAGAAATCTGATACTTCCATGGATCCTGCACCGGAGGCAGCATCTTCAGGGCGTTCAGTTCTTCCGAGAAAACGGAAAGGCCTGACTTTGAAAGTGGGCATGCTTCCTCCCAAAAAATTCCGCCCAAAGGCTGCAACATCACCAG TCCGAGAGTTAAAAAGAATTGGTTATGACAAACCAACGTACAAACCGAAGAAAAAGACG aaaagTGAGGATCTAAATTACACTAAAAATAAGCTGGCAGTGGACAACGTTGGGTACAAGATGCTGCAGAGGATGGGCTGGAAGGATGGTGAGGGACTGGGCTCAGAAAAGCAGGGAATCCGAGACCCAGTCAACAG AGGTGTGACATCGACAGACAGGTCTGGGCTAGGAGTCGGCGTCACTGCAGAAAAGGACGAGGTGGATAATGAGTTTGCTATTTTCCGTAAACGGATGATGGTGGCATTCAGATCCAAGCTGCTGTCTAAATCCTAG
- the LOC125465903 gene encoding SURP and G-patch domain-containing protein 2-like isoform X1, producing MQYRFQLFIKHCFNFNKRRAKHFFSSFLPFSTIEEMLNYAPRRYPRESYEESTQYDGLPYGDYESPSHRSERWRNMPSQAEMPSEDRRRYYDDASYSASARENYLDHHERDDRHSQYNNLRGPVEPSGDPGLFGRSVNSNDSPTMRGSGMYRRSMSPVEPRDRSGSYRRQTSPNNWQSQSSVNDSRDYQFYRRSQSPSSRDGLSLYNRSQNPVDTTGHAEAHRRSWSPSNETRDQGSDPRSRSPVKAPDAELYKLLSNVIDNARRMAASKNDPSHTSWRDPSRDCPQMDSSIYQSTTSTDGFHAAEDYNPRLNQRSSVRKNIETSRRGPPYPKVPPKNAKGPLLKRPKVQGRHGLLGRAPGLLGRAPGLLGTAPGLLGAAPGLLGAAPGLLGTAPGLLGTAPGLLGTAPAGLVGSSVSSMPVNTYENVSSDSSVHLYSLGNMSALGSQMELGQQIIKWAGFHSVAVDHSTKKKFDPNTDTYSKVATAFQCLLAKQHHDICDSTLVTHLGLTYPVIDNSFVSLLIRKNVITSRLELDDIVHQEESILQEIQSKLLECIGPLLVVSSNHEQSSKSQSSQAPNEIVSELEHAVTACRQSMVFIGQIFAFVSEERRKNLLRKTGLISVAPKYDYFVNLESNQLFGNKYINELKNRVEQIYLPPLHSQVSCSSKFVSKVDEQSKKDAAIKPSKTSSLADAKASKQPEADSSAPDNSSGQKIAPTDDSDQSMTEKDVPSTAGESVHPPEDLQVKTIIDKLAMFVAEKGEAAEKAVIQHKKEDFKYGFLLDPKSDEYKYYKQKVAQFSKENTCQSGVPAAVENKGSECNTSTDNTSSGLQVEFLMEVESSATCSTAEEGDSLSDTKTKTTAEKLAKFVAECGPDLEEIAIENNRDNPTFWFLYDENSSYYKYYKEKVKEYSGMIEKSDTSMDPAPEAASSGRSVLPRKRKGLTLKVGMLPPKKFRPKAATSPVRELKRIGYDKPTYKPKKKTKSEDLNYTKNKLAVDNVGYKMLQRMGWKDGEGLGSEKQGIRDPVNRGVTSTDRSGLGVGVTAEKDEVDNEFAIFRKRMMVAFRSKLLSKS from the exons ATGCAATATAGATTTCAACTATTTATAAAacattgtttcaattttaataaaAGAAGAGCTAAACactttttttcttcctttcttcccttCTCTACCATTGAAGAAATGCTCAACTATGCACCCAGGCGATATCCCAGAGAATCTTATGAAGAAAGTACACAATACGATGGCCTTCCCTATGGTGACTATGAATCTCCATCTCATAGATCGGAGAGATGGAGGAATATGCCCAGTCAGGCAGAAATGCCTTCTGAAGACCGTAGAAGATATTATGATGATGCTTCCTATTCGGCTTCAGCAAGAGAGAATTACTTGGATCACCATGAGAGAGACGACCGCCATTCACAGTATAACAATTTAAGGGGCCCTGTTGAACCCAGTGGGGATCCAGGGCTGTTTGGAAGATCAGTAAATTCCAATGATAGTCCTACCATGAGAGGATCTGGAATGTACAGAAGATCAATGAGCCCTGTTGAGCCTAGAGATCGGTCAGGCTCATACAGAAGACAGACAAGCCCAAATAATTGGCAGTCTCAAAGTTCAGTTAATGACTCAAGAGATTACCAATTCTACAGGCGATCCCAAAGTCCCAGTAGTAGAGATGGTCTAAGTTTATACAATAGATCCCAAAACCCTGTTGATACGACGGGACATGCAGAAGCACACAGGAGATCCTGGAGCCCTAGTAATGAGACCAGGGATCAAGGATCAGACCCTAGATCTAGAAGTCCTGTTAAGGCACCAGATGCAGAGTTATACAAGTTATTAAGTAATGTTATTGATAATGCTCGGCGTATGGCAGCTAGTAAGAATGATCCCTCACATACATCCTGGAGAGACCCATCCAGGGATTGCCCTCAAATGGATTCTTCTATTTATCAGTCCACCACGTCCACAGATGGGTTCCATGCAGCTGAGGATTACAACCCTCGCTTGAACCAACGGAGTTCTGTTCGTAAAAACATAGAAACCTCCAGAAGAGGTCCTCCTTATCCTAAAGTGCCTCCTAAAAATGCAAAAGGACCTTTGCTTAAGCGTCCAAAGGTTCAAGGGCGACATGGCCTTCTGGGGAGGGCTCCGGGCCTTCTGGGGAGAGCCCCAGGCCTTCTTGGTACAGCTCCTGGCCTTCTGGGGGCTGCTCCTGGCCTTCTAGGAGCTGCTCCTGGCCTTCTAGGGACAGCTCCTGGCCTCCTAGGAACAGCCCCTGGTCTTCTAGGGACAGCCCCAGCTGGTTTAGTGGGGTCTTCTGTGTCCAGCATGCCAGTGAACACCTACGAAAATGTTTCCTCGGACTCTTCCGTTCATTTGTATTCATTGGGGAATATGTCCGCTCTAGGTAGTCAAATGGAACTGGGACAGCAAATCATAAAATGGGCTGGTTTTCACAGTGTTGCTGTTGACCATTCCACAAAAAAGAAGTTTGATCCCAATACAGACACCTATTCTAAAGTAGCAACAGCTTTCCAGTGCTTACTGGCAAAGCAACATCATGATATCTGTGATTCAACATTAGTTACACATTTAGGCCTCACATACCCTGTGATCGATAACTCTTTTGTATCTCTGTTGATAAGGAAGAATGTCATTACAAGTAGGTTAGAGTTGGATGATATTGTGCATCAAGAAGAATCTATTTTGCAGGAGATACAGAGCAAGCTGTTGGAATGCATAGGCCCGCTTCTTGTAGTAAGCAGTAACCATGAGCAGAGCTCTAAGTCGCAAAGTTCACAGGCCCCTAATGAAATTGTGAGTGAGCTAGAGCATGCAGTCACAGCTTGCCGCCAATCAATGGTATTCATTGGGCAAATCTTTGCTTTTGTCAGCGAGGAAAGAAGGAAAAATCTGTTGCGCAAGACTGGGCTGATCTCAGTGGCTCCGAAGTATGATTATTTTGTGAACCTGGAAAGCAATCAGCTGTTTGGGAACAAATATATAAATGAGCTGAAGAACCGAGTGGAGCAAATCTACCTCCCTCCATTACATAGCCAGGTTTCTTGTTCCAGTAAGTTTGTGTCAAAAGTGGATGAACAATCAAAGAAAGATGCAGCAATCAAGCCTTCAAAAA CTTCATCTTTGGCAGATGCCAAAGCCAGCAAGCAGCCAGAAGCGGATTCTTCGGCACCAGATAACAGCAGTGGACAGAAGATTGCACCAACTGATGACAGTGACCAGAGCATGACAGAGAAAGATGTCCCCTCAACAGCTGGTGAGAGTGTCCACCCTCCCGAAGACTTGCAGGTCAAGACCATTATTGATAAACTGGCGATGTTTGTAGCAGAGAAGGGTGAAGCAGCAGAGAAAGCAGTCATCCAGCACAAGAAAGAGGACTTCAAATATGG ATTTCTGCTTGACCCAAAAAGCGACGAGTACAAATATTACAAGCAGAAAGTGGCACAGTTCTCTAAAGAAAACACCTGTCAGTCAGGCGTACCTGCTGCTGTCGAGAACAAAGGGTCAGAATGCAACACATCCACGGACAACACATCCAGTGGTCTCCAAGTAGAGTTCCTGATGGAGGTTGAAAGCTCAGCAACTTGTTCAACTGCAGAAGAAG GTGATTCTCTCAGTGACACCAAGACAAAAACCACTGCGGAAAAATTGGCCAAGTTTGTGGCTGAGTGTGGTCCAGACCTGGAAGAGATTGCCATTGAAAACAACCGGGATAATCCAACTTTTTG GTTTCTCTATGATGAGAATAGTTCTTACTACAAATACTATAAGGAGAAGGTGAAGGAATACAGCGGGATGATTGAGAAATCTGATACTTCCATGGATCCTGCACCGGAGGCAGCATCTTCAGGGCGTTCAGTTCTTCCGAGAAAACGGAAAGGCCTGACTTTGAAAGTGGGCATGCTTCCTCCCAAAAAATTCCGCCCAAAGGCTGCAACATCACCAG TCCGAGAGTTAAAAAGAATTGGTTATGACAAACCAACGTACAAACCGAAGAAAAAGACG aaaagTGAGGATCTAAATTACACTAAAAATAAGCTGGCAGTGGACAACGTTGGGTACAAGATGCTGCAGAGGATGGGCTGGAAGGATGGTGAGGGACTGGGCTCAGAAAAGCAGGGAATCCGAGACCCAGTCAACAG AGGTGTGACATCGACAGACAGGTCTGGGCTAGGAGTCGGCGTCACTGCAGAAAAGGACGAGGTGGATAATGAGTTTGCTATTTTCCGTAAACGGATGATGGTGGCATTCAGATCCAAGCTGCTGTCTAAATCCTAG
- the LOC125465903 gene encoding SURP and G-patch domain-containing protein 2-like isoform X2 yields the protein MEERFCPEMLNYAPRRYPRESYEESTQYDGLPYGDYESPSHRSERWRNMPSQAEMPSEDRRRYYDDASYSASARENYLDHHERDDRHSQYNNLRGPVEPSGDPGLFGRSVNSNDSPTMRGSGMYRRSMSPVEPRDRSGSYRRQTSPNNWQSQSSVNDSRDYQFYRRSQSPSSRDGLSLYNRSQNPVDTTGHAEAHRRSWSPSNETRDQGSDPRSRSPVKAPDAELYKLLSNVIDNARRMAASKNDPSHTSWRDPSRDCPQMDSSIYQSTTSTDGFHAAEDYNPRLNQRSSVRKNIETSRRGPPYPKVPPKNAKGPLLKRPKVQGRHGLLGRAPGLLGRAPGLLGTAPGLLGAAPGLLGAAPGLLGTAPGLLGTAPGLLGTAPAGLVGSSVSSMPVNTYENVSSDSSVHLYSLGNMSALGSQMELGQQIIKWAGFHSVAVDHSTKKKFDPNTDTYSKVATAFQCLLAKQHHDICDSTLVTHLGLTYPVIDNSFVSLLIRKNVITSRLELDDIVHQEESILQEIQSKLLECIGPLLVVSSNHEQSSKSQSSQAPNEIVSELEHAVTACRQSMVFIGQIFAFVSEERRKNLLRKTGLISVAPKYDYFVNLESNQLFGNKYINELKNRVEQIYLPPLHSQVSCSSKFVSKVDEQSKKDAAIKPSKTSSLADAKASKQPEADSSAPDNSSGQKIAPTDDSDQSMTEKDVPSTAGESVHPPEDLQVKTIIDKLAMFVAEKGEAAEKAVIQHKKEDFKYGFLLDPKSDEYKYYKQKVAQFSKENTCQSGVPAAVENKGSECNTSTDNTSSGLQVEFLMEVESSATCSTAEEGDSLSDTKTKTTAEKLAKFVAECGPDLEEIAIENNRDNPTFWFLYDENSSYYKYYKEKVKEYSGMIEKSDTSMDPAPEAASSGRSVLPRKRKGLTLKVGMLPPKKFRPKAATSPVRELKRIGYDKPTYKPKKKTKSEDLNYTKNKLAVDNVGYKMLQRMGWKDGEGLGSEKQGIRDPVNRGVTSTDRSGLGVGVTAEKDEVDNEFAIFRKRMMVAFRSKLLSKS from the exons AAATGCTCAACTATGCACCCAGGCGATATCCCAGAGAATCTTATGAAGAAAGTACACAATACGATGGCCTTCCCTATGGTGACTATGAATCTCCATCTCATAGATCGGAGAGATGGAGGAATATGCCCAGTCAGGCAGAAATGCCTTCTGAAGACCGTAGAAGATATTATGATGATGCTTCCTATTCGGCTTCAGCAAGAGAGAATTACTTGGATCACCATGAGAGAGACGACCGCCATTCACAGTATAACAATTTAAGGGGCCCTGTTGAACCCAGTGGGGATCCAGGGCTGTTTGGAAGATCAGTAAATTCCAATGATAGTCCTACCATGAGAGGATCTGGAATGTACAGAAGATCAATGAGCCCTGTTGAGCCTAGAGATCGGTCAGGCTCATACAGAAGACAGACAAGCCCAAATAATTGGCAGTCTCAAAGTTCAGTTAATGACTCAAGAGATTACCAATTCTACAGGCGATCCCAAAGTCCCAGTAGTAGAGATGGTCTAAGTTTATACAATAGATCCCAAAACCCTGTTGATACGACGGGACATGCAGAAGCACACAGGAGATCCTGGAGCCCTAGTAATGAGACCAGGGATCAAGGATCAGACCCTAGATCTAGAAGTCCTGTTAAGGCACCAGATGCAGAGTTATACAAGTTATTAAGTAATGTTATTGATAATGCTCGGCGTATGGCAGCTAGTAAGAATGATCCCTCACATACATCCTGGAGAGACCCATCCAGGGATTGCCCTCAAATGGATTCTTCTATTTATCAGTCCACCACGTCCACAGATGGGTTCCATGCAGCTGAGGATTACAACCCTCGCTTGAACCAACGGAGTTCTGTTCGTAAAAACATAGAAACCTCCAGAAGAGGTCCTCCTTATCCTAAAGTGCCTCCTAAAAATGCAAAAGGACCTTTGCTTAAGCGTCCAAAGGTTCAAGGGCGACATGGCCTTCTGGGGAGGGCTCCGGGCCTTCTGGGGAGAGCCCCAGGCCTTCTTGGTACAGCTCCTGGCCTTCTGGGGGCTGCTCCTGGCCTTCTAGGAGCTGCTCCTGGCCTTCTAGGGACAGCTCCTGGCCTCCTAGGAACAGCCCCTGGTCTTCTAGGGACAGCCCCAGCTGGTTTAGTGGGGTCTTCTGTGTCCAGCATGCCAGTGAACACCTACGAAAATGTTTCCTCGGACTCTTCCGTTCATTTGTATTCATTGGGGAATATGTCCGCTCTAGGTAGTCAAATGGAACTGGGACAGCAAATCATAAAATGGGCTGGTTTTCACAGTGTTGCTGTTGACCATTCCACAAAAAAGAAGTTTGATCCCAATACAGACACCTATTCTAAAGTAGCAACAGCTTTCCAGTGCTTACTGGCAAAGCAACATCATGATATCTGTGATTCAACATTAGTTACACATTTAGGCCTCACATACCCTGTGATCGATAACTCTTTTGTATCTCTGTTGATAAGGAAGAATGTCATTACAAGTAGGTTAGAGTTGGATGATATTGTGCATCAAGAAGAATCTATTTTGCAGGAGATACAGAGCAAGCTGTTGGAATGCATAGGCCCGCTTCTTGTAGTAAGCAGTAACCATGAGCAGAGCTCTAAGTCGCAAAGTTCACAGGCCCCTAATGAAATTGTGAGTGAGCTAGAGCATGCAGTCACAGCTTGCCGCCAATCAATGGTATTCATTGGGCAAATCTTTGCTTTTGTCAGCGAGGAAAGAAGGAAAAATCTGTTGCGCAAGACTGGGCTGATCTCAGTGGCTCCGAAGTATGATTATTTTGTGAACCTGGAAAGCAATCAGCTGTTTGGGAACAAATATATAAATGAGCTGAAGAACCGAGTGGAGCAAATCTACCTCCCTCCATTACATAGCCAGGTTTCTTGTTCCAGTAAGTTTGTGTCAAAAGTGGATGAACAATCAAAGAAAGATGCAGCAATCAAGCCTTCAAAAA CTTCATCTTTGGCAGATGCCAAAGCCAGCAAGCAGCCAGAAGCGGATTCTTCGGCACCAGATAACAGCAGTGGACAGAAGATTGCACCAACTGATGACAGTGACCAGAGCATGACAGAGAAAGATGTCCCCTCAACAGCTGGTGAGAGTGTCCACCCTCCCGAAGACTTGCAGGTCAAGACCATTATTGATAAACTGGCGATGTTTGTAGCAGAGAAGGGTGAAGCAGCAGAGAAAGCAGTCATCCAGCACAAGAAAGAGGACTTCAAATATGG ATTTCTGCTTGACCCAAAAAGCGACGAGTACAAATATTACAAGCAGAAAGTGGCACAGTTCTCTAAAGAAAACACCTGTCAGTCAGGCGTACCTGCTGCTGTCGAGAACAAAGGGTCAGAATGCAACACATCCACGGACAACACATCCAGTGGTCTCCAAGTAGAGTTCCTGATGGAGGTTGAAAGCTCAGCAACTTGTTCAACTGCAGAAGAAG GTGATTCTCTCAGTGACACCAAGACAAAAACCACTGCGGAAAAATTGGCCAAGTTTGTGGCTGAGTGTGGTCCAGACCTGGAAGAGATTGCCATTGAAAACAACCGGGATAATCCAACTTTTTG GTTTCTCTATGATGAGAATAGTTCTTACTACAAATACTATAAGGAGAAGGTGAAGGAATACAGCGGGATGATTGAGAAATCTGATACTTCCATGGATCCTGCACCGGAGGCAGCATCTTCAGGGCGTTCAGTTCTTCCGAGAAAACGGAAAGGCCTGACTTTGAAAGTGGGCATGCTTCCTCCCAAAAAATTCCGCCCAAAGGCTGCAACATCACCAG TCCGAGAGTTAAAAAGAATTGGTTATGACAAACCAACGTACAAACCGAAGAAAAAGACG aaaagTGAGGATCTAAATTACACTAAAAATAAGCTGGCAGTGGACAACGTTGGGTACAAGATGCTGCAGAGGATGGGCTGGAAGGATGGTGAGGGACTGGGCTCAGAAAAGCAGGGAATCCGAGACCCAGTCAACAG AGGTGTGACATCGACAGACAGGTCTGGGCTAGGAGTCGGCGTCACTGCAGAAAAGGACGAGGTGGATAATGAGTTTGCTATTTTCCGTAAACGGATGATGGTGGCATTCAGATCCAAGCTGCTGTCTAAATCCTAG